A region from the Lycium barbarum isolate Lr01 chromosome 8, ASM1917538v2, whole genome shotgun sequence genome encodes:
- the LOC132606481 gene encoding ATP-dependent Clp protease proteolytic subunit-related protein 1, chloroplastic, protein MASSSLLPSPLSNIMLNESTFISSPNFLFTTCVNSRRPRYCYKSGVVAKSVEHIPKQFRQENLKDGLLNNYKNAPQYLYGLTPSQMDMFMTEDNPARRQSESVTEETISSANNYLNNGGMWSMSGTHERGPAQCSMSVSMYRGGARGGGSGRPRTAPPDLPSLLLDARIVYLGMPIVEAVTELLVAQFMWLDYDNPSKPIYLYINSFGTQNENMETVGSETEAYAIADTMAYCKSDIYTVNCGMAFGQAAMLLSLGKKGFRAMQPNSSTKLYLPKVSKSSGAAIDMWIKAKELESNSEYYLELLAKGTGKPKEEIEKDIQRPKYFRAQEAIDYGIADKIIDSRDSAFEKRNYDEILAQSRAMRSKGPGAQAAPSGFR, encoded by the exons atggcttcttcttctttgctTCCCTCTCCACTTTCTAATATTATGCTGAATGAATCAACTTTTATTTCCAGTCCCAATTTCTTGTTTACAACTTGTGTTAATAGTCGCAGACCAAGGTATTGTTACAAGTCTGGAGTAGTAGCTAAGTCTGTGGAACATATACCTAAACAGTTCAGACAAGAAAATCTCAAAGATGGAC TACTGAACAACTATAAGAATGCCCCTCAGTATCTGTATGGCCTTACTCCGTCACAGATGGATATGTTCATGACAGAAGATAACCCAGCCCGACGACAGTCAGAAAGTGTCACTGAA GAGACTATATCGTCAGCCAATAACTATCTGAACAATGGTGGAATGTGGAGTATGTCAGGCACACATGAACGAGGCCCTGCACAATGCAGCATGAGCGTCAGCATGTACCGTGGAGGAGCAAGAGGAGGAGGATCTGGAAGACCCAGAACTGCGCCTCCTGATTTGCCATCTTTGCTTTTAGATGCTAGAATTGTCTATCTCGGCATGCCT ATTGTGGAAGCTGTTACAGAGCTTCTTGTTGCTCAGTTTATGTGGTTGGATTATGACAATCCATCAAAGcctatatacctatatataaacTCATTTGGTACCCAG AATGAGAATATGGAGACTGTCGGTTCTGAAACAGAGGCATATGCAATTGCTGACACAATGGCA TACTGCAAATCAGATATCTATACAGTGAACTGTGGCATGGCTTTTGGTCAAGCAGCAATGCTTCTGTCACTAGGAAAGAAGGGGTTCCGTGCTATGCAGCCAAATTCATCTA CCAAATTGTATTTACCTAAGGTCAGCAAATCCAGTGGAGCAGCAATAGATATGTGGATAAAG GCCAAAGAACTAGAATCAAACTCGGAGTATTACCTTGAACTATTAGCAAAGGGAACTGGAAAACCAAAGGAAGAAATCGAGAAAGATATCCAACGCCCTAAATATTTCCGGGCACAAGAGGCCATTGACTATGGCATTGCGGACAAGATTATTGATTCAAGAGACAGTGCATTTGAGAAACGG AACTATGACGAGATACTCGCCCAATCTAGAGCTATGAGGAGTAAAGGACCAGGTGCGCAAGCTGCTCCATCCGGGTTCAGGTGA